A single region of the Vicia villosa cultivar HV-30 ecotype Madison, WI linkage group LG4, Vvil1.0, whole genome shotgun sequence genome encodes:
- the LOC131597190 gene encoding uncharacterized protein LOC131597190, whose translation MATGAADGFLRPIYEGSISGYDHTVERRPYHRKCGCTLHSKSSKISCQNKSPICSGKIVYPIRRAWSEGNLALSASAYSSHSPSPSASPSPSPLGGVKSRRSYVDLESQFDDKICGLSEVNQSF comes from the coding sequence ATGGCCACCGGCGCCGCAGATGGATTTCTCCGGCCAATTTACGAAGGCAGCATCTCCGGATACGACCACACCGTGGAGCGTCGTCCTTACCACCGCAAATGCGGCTGTACGCTTCATAgcaaatcatccaaaatatcatgCCAGAATAAATCTCCAATTTGTAGTGGCAAAATAGTATATCCTATTAGAAGAGCCTGGAGTGAAGGCAATTTGGCTTTGTCTGCTTCTGCTTATTCTTCTCATTCACCTTCTCCTTCCgcttctccttctccttctccTCTCGGTGGTGTCAAATCTCGACGAAGTTACGTCGATCTTGAAAGCCAATTTGATGATAAAATTTGTGGCTTATCTGAGGTTAATCaatctttttaa
- the LOC131594795 gene encoding peptidyl-prolyl cis-trans isomerase CYP28, chloroplastic-like has product MASSLTQPPPPLPSLHHPIPKSNLTRRSLLLTSTATLSFPSLSSSALPTQPPNPTITDRVFMEFSLCPNYYLPNRTLGDTISTLCSDSTSLGRVIIGLYGNLVPRTVSNFKSLCISASSSNPNSSSYKDTIIHKVFPGQYFLGGHQGRPERGDVQPPSYLPRNTETIDPKAFTLTHSRAGVVSLPLSENDDDDEIKLDPEYRNVEFLITTGPGPCPQLDNKNVVFGTVLEGLDVITAIASTPTYQPGERIRQFNDLAEFFGDERAQNARAIWNRPLTTIYISDCGALEVAKPSLTPSLP; this is encoded by the exons ATGGCCTCCTCCTTAACCCAACCACCACCACCTCTTCCCTCTCTCCACCACCCAATTCCCAAATCCAACCTCACCCGCCGCTCCCTCCTCCTCACCTCCACTGCCACTCTCTCCTTCCCCTCCCTCTCCTCTTCCGCCTTACCCACACAACCACCAAACCCCACCATCACCGACCGCGTCTTCATGGAATTCAGCCTCTGCCCCAACTACTACCTCCCGAATCGCACCCTAGGAGATACCATTTCCACTCTATGCTCAGATTCCACCTCACTCGGCCGCGTCATCATTGGCCTCTACGGTAACCTCGTTCCCCGCACTGTCTCCAATTTCAAATCCCTCTGCATTTCCGCTTCCAgttctaaccctaattcctcttccTACAAAGACACTATCATCCATAAGGTTTTTCCAGGTCAGTACTTTCTTGGCGGACATCAGGGTCGTCCTGAAAGAGGCGACGTCCAACCTCCTAGCTATCTCCCCCGCAACACTGAAACAATTGACCCCAAGGCATTTACGCTAACACATTCTCGGGCCGGCGTTGTTTCGCTGCCACTCTccgagaatgatgatgatgatgagattaAGCTTGACCCTGAATACAGGAACGTTGAATTCTTAATCACTACTGGACCTGGACCTTGTCCTCAGCTTGATAACAAGAATGTTGTCTTTGGAACGGTGCTTGAAG GGTTGGATGTCATCACAGCCATAGCTTCCACTCCCACTTACCAACCAGGTGAACGAATTCGCCAATTTAATGACTTGGCAGAATTTTTCGGAGACGAAAGGGCACAGAATGCACGTGCTATATGGAACAGGCCTCTTACCACCATCTATATTAGTGACTGTGGAGCACTAGAGGTTGCAAAGCCTTCTCTCACACCTTCTCTCCCATAA
- the LOC131597191 gene encoding uncharacterized protein LOC131597191 yields MRLQTGLTQTDKNEIAQFSDWLLRIGEGRISEPNDGTAEIDIPPDILIIEFDDPIVAIVNTTYPDFINNFQSVDYLKINKTGEIRDYYNANSVDKSEIHDPTVVDILTPEFLSSLRTSGLPNHHLKLKVGTPIMLMRNKDQSEGLCNGTRLCITKMAAHVLEASIMGGKGLGNLVCIPRMDMSPSQSPWPFKLNRRQFPIIVSYSMTINKSQGQSLDNVGLYIPRDVFTHGQIYVALSRVTTKKGIKILIHDEEKKFKGKTTNVVYKEVFNNV; encoded by the exons ATGCGGCTTCAAACAGGATTAACACAGACTGATAAAAATGAAATAGCACAGTTTTCAGATTGGCTTTTAAGAATAGGAGAGGGTCGAATATCTGAGCCTAATGACGGCACCGCCGAAATTGACATACCACCTGATAttttgataatagaatttgatgaTCCGATTGTGGCCATTGTCAATACCACATACCctgatttcataaataatttccaATCCGTTGATTACCTTAAAA TTAACAAAACAGGAGAAATTCGTGACTACTACAACGCAAATTCAGTTGACAAGTCTGAGATTCATGACCCAACAGTAGTTGATATCCTCACGCCAGAATTTCTAAGTTCCCTCCGAACATCAGGTTTGCCTAACCATCACTTAAAACTAAAGGTTGGGACACCTATAATGCTCATGAGAAACAAAGATCAATCTGAAGGTTTGTGTAACGGCACAAGGCTGTGCATAACAAAGATGGCAGCCCATGTACTCGAGGCTTCAATAATGGGCGGTAAAGGTTTAGGAAATTTGGTTTGCATACCTCGAATGGACATGTCACCATCCCAATCACCATGGCCATTCAAACTGAATAGAAGACAGTTCCCTATTATAGTTTCCTATTCTATGACAATCAACAAATCACAGGGACAGTCATTGGATAACGTCGGTTTGTACATACCAAGAGATGTATTTACACACGGTCAGATTTATGTTGCATTGTCAAGAGTAACAACAAAAAAGGGAATCAAAATACTGATacatgatgaagaaaagaaattcaAGGGGAAAACTACAAATGTTGTGTATAAAGAGGTTTTTAACAATGTCTGA